ACTCGCGCGCAATCGGTCGGCGGTCAGCGTGCCGGTATCGCCCGGAAAGCGAAGACGCTGTTCGTCTGGCAGCACGATGATGACATTATTGGGCCGGTAACTCAGGGCAAGCGCCTGCACGAAAGGGGCCTCGTATCCCCATTGATCCCCCGGTACGGCGAATGAAACATCGCTAAGTGTGGTGTCAAACCGCGACGGAAAACCACGCGTGTTCACCTCGGCCTCAGCGTCCCACCCTTCGGCCTCAAGCTCGACCAAAGCGGCGCGCACTCCGGCCTCGACCCGATTTGCGCCGATGAACCAGTAACCGCCGTAAAGGGCGGCACATATCACGATGAAATAGGTCAGTCGCCGCATGAAGGGGCCTTTCTGTTTCGCTTTGGACGGTGTTTATAGGGGGCGTCAGGGAAGGACCAGTGGCATGGCGTTTTGGGTATTCGGATATGGCTCGCTCTTGTGGAATCCGGGGTTTCACCCTGCGGAAGCCCGCCGGGCGGTCCTGAAGGATTTTCACCGGTCGTTCTGTATGCTGTCGATCCATCACCGCGGATCAGAAGCAGAACCGGGGCTGGTCCTCGCGCTTGACACACAGGAAGGGGGGCAATGTACGGGCGTGGCCTTTCGCATTGCTGAAGAGGATGAAAATTCGGTTCTGGCAGCCCTCCGGGAACGCGAATTGATTTCATCGGCATACTACGAAGATACCCTGCCGCTGAAATTGGACGACGGACGCGACGTGCACGCGCTCTGCTACATCATCAACCGGGATCACCGGCAGTATTGCCAGTACGACCTCGAAACTCAGGCGCAGATTATCGCCCGATCCGTGGGCGGAAAGGGGCCGAACCCTGAATATCTGTTCAACACCGCAGACCATTTGACCGAAATGGGTATCCGTGACGACGATATGGGCTGGTTGGTCACACGCGTGAAGGAAATCATGAAAGCCCATTAAACGGTTTCGTTTTGCGCATTCGGCGCTATGATTTCCGGCAACCAAATACAACGAGGACCCAGCGCGTTGAGCGAAATCAGGGAACCCGAGGCGAGACCGCAGTTCACCCAACCCGTGCGCCAGATCACGATGATGCTGGTCGTGTTAGCGGTGGTCGGTGCATTGGTTTATCTGGGCTTTGCGCAGATCCAGGCGATCTTTCTGTCCAATGCCTATCTGAACGGCGTCATTCTGGTCGTCTTTGTGCTGGGTGTCCTGTCGACATTCGGGCAGGTGTTCCAGCTTATGAAATCGGTGCAATGGATCGAAGGTTTTGCCGGTGCGCGGATCGGGGCAAATCTGGTAGAGGCCCCGTCACTGCTTGCCCCCTTGGCGACGCTGCTGAACTCGCTCGGATCGCGGATGCAGATTTCCTCGACATCCAGTCGGTCGATTCAGGATTCCGTAGCGCAGCGGATCGACGAAGATCGTGAAATCACGCGCTATATCGGTAATGTGTTGATTTTCTTGGGCCTTCTGGGGACGTTCTATGGCCTTGCAACAACCGTGCCTGCCCTCGTTGAAACCATCCGTTCCTTGTCACCAGAGGACGGGGAATCCGGTGCCGCGGTCTTTGGGCGCTTGCAGAAAGGGCTGGAAAGCCAG
The sequence above is drawn from the Cognatiyoonia koreensis genome and encodes:
- a CDS encoding gamma-glutamylcyclotransferase, whose protein sequence is MAFWVFGYGSLLWNPGFHPAEARRAVLKDFHRSFCMLSIHHRGSEAEPGLVLALDTQEGGQCTGVAFRIAEEDENSVLAALRERELISSAYYEDTLPLKLDDGRDVHALCYIINRDHRQYCQYDLETQAQIIARSVGGKGPNPEYLFNTADHLTEMGIRDDDMGWLVTRVKEIMKAH